Proteins encoded within one genomic window of Rossellomorea vietnamensis:
- a CDS encoding DUF421 domain-containing protein has translation MERIIMILLIKVLVLYLITIAAMRLMGKSTIVQMTPYDLVAIIIVGTIASEPLISTKFWPTITALVFLVGLHVLFSFLTLSQWGNRFFLGEPTLLIKNGEILEDNLEKSKISLIQLSSILRSQGYPKISDVDYAMLEPIGEVSIIPKVENTPVTVEHLKLKIDDEGLPISVIVDGKIQTRNLKLLGKSKEWLETQLTNSNLHHKDVIFAYMTEKAKNLVISKREKA, from the coding sequence ATGGAGCGAATCATCATGATCCTATTGATAAAAGTTCTGGTCCTCTACCTGATCACCATAGCGGCTATGAGGCTGATGGGTAAGTCTACAATCGTCCAGATGACCCCTTATGACCTGGTGGCCATCATCATCGTCGGGACCATTGCCTCTGAGCCATTGATTTCAACCAAATTCTGGCCGACCATCACAGCCCTCGTCTTTCTTGTCGGGCTCCATGTGCTGTTTTCATTCCTGACGTTAAGTCAATGGGGAAACCGGTTCTTCCTGGGAGAGCCGACCTTGTTAATTAAAAACGGGGAGATATTGGAGGATAATCTGGAGAAATCAAAAATCTCACTTATTCAATTATCATCCATCCTAAGATCTCAAGGGTACCCGAAGATTTCAGATGTGGACTACGCCATGCTTGAGCCCATCGGTGAAGTGAGTATTATACCCAAGGTGGAAAATACGCCGGTTACAGTGGAACATCTCAAGTTGAAGATCGACGATGAAGGCCTGCCGATTTCAGTCATAGTGGACGGAAAAATCCAAACCAGGAATTTGAAGCTCCTGGGAAAATCGAAGGAATGGCTGGAAACGCAGCTAACCAACTCCAACCTGCACCACAAAGATGTGATCTTCGCCTATATGACGGAAAAAGCGAAAAACCTGGTTATCAGCAAAAGAGAAAAGGCCTAG
- a CDS encoding M48 family metallopeptidase, translating into MARKWALRSILAYLLLGLFLYVYLFFLADSTLPETYKGSSADPATFMNNKEILLSEDFSKIKNLLFFLSTPYEWLFYFLILIFGVSRVFEKWARGTVKNGFLQTAIFLFWLSISSFVAIFPLQYISYKISKSYHISTQTFSMWMKDEITDFWVNYLLMFIIVSVLYALMKRFKQRWWLAAWALSVPFTIFMMFVQPVLIDPLYNDFYPLKDKALEEQILSLADRADIPADHVFEVDMSEKTNSLNAYVTGVGSNSRIVLWDTTLEKLTDKEILFVMAHEMAHYVEKHIYIGIGIYLVLSFFGLFLTAKLMRGIVANHSDDLKVSKVSNLSSLPLFLMITSMLLFTISPLSNWISRYQETRADRYAIEMTGDKESAISSFQKLSKVGLSQVNPPLLVKIFRYGHPTMLERLSMLEEYEAEKKKE; encoded by the coding sequence TTGGCTAGAAAATGGGCGCTAAGATCAATACTGGCTTACTTGCTATTAGGCTTATTTTTATATGTGTACTTATTTTTCCTGGCGGATTCCACTTTACCTGAAACGTATAAGGGAAGCAGTGCGGACCCGGCCACTTTTATGAATAATAAAGAAATTCTGTTGAGTGAGGACTTTTCCAAAATCAAGAATCTTTTGTTTTTCTTATCCACTCCGTATGAATGGTTATTCTATTTCCTGATCCTGATTTTCGGAGTATCCCGTGTGTTTGAAAAATGGGCGAGGGGGACGGTGAAGAATGGGTTCCTTCAAACGGCCATTTTCTTATTCTGGTTATCGATTTCTTCTTTTGTGGCTATTTTCCCTTTGCAGTACATTTCATATAAGATTTCAAAAAGCTACCACATCTCCACTCAGACGTTTTCCATGTGGATGAAGGACGAAATCACGGATTTCTGGGTGAATTATCTGCTCATGTTCATCATCGTCTCGGTCCTGTATGCCTTGATGAAACGCTTTAAACAGCGCTGGTGGCTTGCGGCCTGGGCTTTGTCTGTGCCATTCACGATTTTCATGATGTTTGTTCAGCCTGTACTGATAGATCCCCTCTACAATGATTTCTATCCATTGAAGGATAAGGCGTTGGAAGAGCAGATCCTCTCACTTGCCGACAGGGCGGATATCCCTGCAGATCACGTGTTTGAAGTCGATATGTCAGAGAAGACCAATTCCCTTAACGCATATGTCACCGGGGTAGGGTCCAATTCAAGGATCGTCTTATGGGATACGACCCTCGAAAAGCTGACAGACAAGGAAATCCTCTTCGTCATGGCCCACGAAATGGCTCATTACGTGGAAAAGCATATCTATATCGGAATCGGGATCTATCTCGTTCTGTCCTTCTTCGGACTATTCCTGACCGCTAAGCTGATGAGGGGGATTGTGGCGAACCACAGTGATGATCTGAAAGTATCGAAAGTCTCGAACTTGAGCTCACTTCCACTGTTCTTAATGATTACATCCATGCTGTTGTTTACGATCAGCCCACTCAGCAACTGGATATCAAGGTACCAGGAAACGAGGGCGGACCGCTACGCCATTGAAATGACCGGTGATAAGGAGTCGGCCATCTCGTCCTTCCAGAAGTTATCGAAGGTGGGGTTATCCCAAGTGAATCCTCCTCTGTTGGTGAAGATCTTCCGTTACGGACATCCTACAATGCTTGAACGCCTGTCGATGCTTGAGGAATATGAAGCGGAGAAGAAAAAAGAGTAA
- a CDS encoding AzlD domain-containing protein: MNPSIVWMIIGMAVVTYIPRMLPFLVFKGKELPPFFQGVLKNVPFAVLGALIFPSILLIQEGNLLFGAVGTVAAFAIAFLGANVILVVIGAISVLSLYSVFFM, translated from the coding sequence ATGAATCCTTCCATTGTGTGGATGATCATTGGAATGGCTGTAGTGACCTACATACCCAGAATGCTCCCTTTCCTCGTATTTAAGGGAAAGGAACTTCCACCTTTTTTTCAAGGAGTGCTGAAGAATGTCCCTTTTGCTGTCTTGGGAGCGTTGATTTTCCCGAGTATTCTTCTCATACAGGAAGGGAACCTCCTGTTTGGGGCAGTGGGGACGGTTGCTGCCTTTGCCATTGCGTTTTTGGGTGCCAACGTGATCCTTGTGGTGATCGGGGCGATCTCCGTTTTGTCTTTGTATTCGGTCTTCTTCATGTAG
- a CDS encoding AzlC family ABC transporter permease, whose product MEALLSTKKVSDFRYGLQGGISIAIGYMPVALTFGLLARTTGLTVTETILMSMLVFAGAAQYISLSLIAVGTGMIEIILTTFIVNIRHFLMSASLSEKLEEDRLFKKLFYAFGITDETFTVISVKEGKVRTGFAVGVMLISYGSWVVNSGVGYFIGEILPEFLQASMTIALYAMFVGLLVPSMKKSVKVTFLAVVAGALNSTLLFTTNLSNGWSIVAATLVSAVIVEAVVMLKGRGKTI is encoded by the coding sequence ATGGAAGCACTTCTTTCTACGAAAAAAGTAAGTGACTTTCGCTATGGCCTGCAGGGTGGCATCAGCATTGCCATTGGATATATGCCTGTGGCCCTGACGTTTGGCCTGTTGGCACGCACAACCGGGCTTACAGTGACGGAGACGATCCTGATGAGCATGCTCGTGTTCGCAGGGGCTGCTCAATATATATCCTTGAGTCTGATTGCGGTGGGTACGGGAATGATTGAAATCATTCTCACAACGTTCATTGTAAACATCCGTCACTTTCTGATGTCTGCTTCGTTAAGTGAGAAGCTTGAAGAAGACCGTTTGTTTAAAAAGCTTTTTTATGCGTTTGGCATCACGGATGAGACCTTTACGGTCATCAGTGTCAAAGAGGGGAAAGTACGGACGGGGTTTGCCGTTGGCGTTATGCTCATTTCATACGGCAGTTGGGTCGTTAATTCCGGAGTGGGATATTTTATCGGAGAGATTCTCCCCGAATTTCTTCAGGCCAGTATGACCATTGCTTTGTATGCCATGTTTGTCGGACTTCTCGTTCCTTCTATGAAAAAGAGCGTCAAGGTTACATTTTTAGCCGTGGTCGCAGGGGCTCTGAATAGTACCCTCCTGTTCACCACAAATCTTTCAAACGGCTGGTCGATTGTCGCCGCCACACTTGTTTCTGCCGTGATCGTAGAGGCAGTCGTCATGCTGAAAGGAAGGGGGAAAACCATATGA
- a CDS encoding helix-turn-helix domain-containing protein — MENFPIQIGENIRKIRRERGFSLEQMAERTGVSKAMIGQIERGDSNPTVAILWKIANGLKVSFSSLIEKPSSQVSIIHYEDVQPVLEDDGNYIVYPIFPFDPLKKWESYRVEMKPGCTYRNEGHTKGVEEYITVLSGEITLKIAEEKYELTAGSSIRFAADSGHEYANESNQEAVCQMVIYYGEE; from the coding sequence ATGGAAAATTTCCCGATACAAATTGGTGAGAATATCAGAAAGATCCGGAGAGAACGGGGATTCAGCCTTGAACAAATGGCTGAACGGACAGGGGTCAGCAAGGCAATGATCGGTCAAATTGAACGGGGTGATTCGAACCCTACCGTCGCCATTCTGTGGAAGATTGCCAATGGCTTGAAGGTATCCTTTTCTTCCCTCATTGAGAAGCCGAGCAGCCAGGTGTCCATCATTCATTATGAAGACGTCCAGCCTGTGCTTGAAGATGACGGCAACTACATTGTGTATCCCATCTTCCCTTTTGACCCCTTAAAGAAATGGGAAAGCTATCGGGTGGAAATGAAACCGGGTTGCACTTATCGGAATGAAGGACATACGAAGGGTGTGGAAGAATACATCACAGTCCTTTCAGGAGAGATCACCCTGAAGATTGCAGAGGAAAAGTATGAATTGACGGCAGGAAGTTCGATTCGATTTGCCGCAGACTCCGGTCATGAATACGCCAATGAGTCGAATCAGGAAGCTGTCTGCCAAATGGTCATCTATTACGGGGAAGAGTAA
- a CDS encoding CotH kinase family protein, which yields MTPSLPSFDLQFDHADLRELERDVWSNTPVPAKLKIEEAVHDIHIRYRGSYTRGLKKKSYHIEFATEPGPDESSELHLNAESLDPSHFRNKLSLDFMRELGIHTPDSEHVFVTLEGEPLGLYLQLESVDEMYLKKRNLPHGTIYYAVSDKADFSLKGKRGLTSGYQRKLGHMEDDHTLIHFIKSINSPSTFQHEIPRLLHIENYLRWLAGAVCTMNNDGFTHNYALYLIRKDQQFSIIPWDYDATFGRRVNGDIMEWDYVPITGKTKNRLTTQLMKRSGYRKRYKDILEEILDTTFNVAHLEDKVMSLHSSLRPYILMDPHYQKEIELYDREPSFILQFIEDRGAYLRQELRYL from the coding sequence ATGACTCCATCCCTACCCTCATTTGACCTCCAATTTGATCATGCTGATTTACGGGAACTGGAACGTGATGTATGGAGCAACACGCCTGTCCCGGCTAAATTAAAAATAGAAGAGGCCGTCCATGACATCCATATCCGGTACAGGGGATCCTATACACGGGGATTGAAAAAAAAGTCCTATCATATAGAATTTGCCACAGAACCCGGCCCGGATGAATCATCAGAACTGCACCTGAACGCAGAGTCCCTTGACCCCTCCCATTTCCGGAATAAACTCTCCCTCGATTTCATGCGGGAACTGGGTATCCACACACCGGATAGTGAGCATGTATTCGTTACCCTGGAAGGAGAGCCTCTTGGTTTATACCTTCAGTTGGAATCGGTGGATGAGATGTACCTGAAAAAGAGAAACCTTCCCCATGGAACGATTTATTATGCTGTCAGCGACAAAGCTGATTTCTCACTAAAGGGAAAACGGGGCCTGACATCAGGATACCAGCGAAAACTCGGACATATGGAAGACGATCATACTCTCATCCACTTCATCAAGAGTATCAATTCACCTTCAACCTTCCAACATGAAATCCCCCGGCTCTTACACATTGAAAACTACTTGAGGTGGCTTGCCGGGGCTGTCTGTACAATGAATAATGATGGATTCACCCATAACTACGCTTTGTATCTGATCCGGAAAGACCAACAATTTTCCATCATACCATGGGATTACGACGCTACGTTTGGAAGACGGGTGAACGGGGACATCATGGAATGGGATTATGTACCGATAACGGGGAAAACGAAAAACAGACTGACCACACAACTGATGAAACGATCGGGCTATCGAAAAAGATATAAGGATATATTGGAGGAGATCCTCGATACGACGTTCAATGTGGCACACCTTGAAGACAAAGTGATGAGTTTACATTCTTCCCTGAGACCCTATATTTTGATGGACCCCCATTATCAGAAAGAGATTGAATTGTATGACCGGGAACCTTCCTTCATCCTTCAGTTCATTGAAGATCGGGGTGCTTACCTGAGACAGGAATTACGGTATCTCTAA
- a CDS encoding YeeE/YedE family protein: protein MAEYVQPINEQKGPEKKSTELNSPQTSLVASGIIVSAVLGLYLLFTQEIAQTVLLVLGLLLGYTLFHARFGFTSAFRRVMSVGNGQAMRAHMVMLAVAVTLFAPILATGYTFFGGEATGYVSPVGVSLIVGAFLFGIGMQLGGGCASGTLYAIGGGRSVMFITLLFFIVGATVGAAHLPFWTEELPSFKPISLATSTGLGYFGAWVVSMLFFAFVAWVTLRIEKKKNPPRMAVLPSAKGWKRIFRGSWPLIAAAIVLAVLNALTLMTRGNPWGITSAFALWGSKVAGMFGVDVASWGYWSGANAEALQASIFADSTTVLNFGVILGAFLASASGGLFRFNKITGKNAIASVIGGLLMGYGARLAFGCNIGAYFGGIASFSLHGYIWGVLALAGTFLALYLRPLFGLSVPKPKDTFC from the coding sequence ATGGCTGAATATGTTCAACCAATTAATGAACAAAAAGGTCCCGAGAAAAAGAGTACCGAATTGAACTCACCACAGACGTCATTAGTGGCTAGTGGGATCATCGTGTCAGCGGTTCTTGGTCTCTACCTGCTCTTTACACAGGAAATCGCTCAAACCGTGCTTCTCGTTCTCGGACTTCTGTTAGGATATACATTATTTCATGCACGTTTCGGCTTCACTTCTGCCTTCCGCAGGGTGATGTCTGTAGGAAACGGCCAGGCGATGCGTGCCCATATGGTGATGCTCGCCGTTGCGGTTACCTTGTTTGCACCGATTCTTGCTACAGGGTACACCTTTTTTGGAGGGGAAGCGACAGGCTATGTGTCACCAGTCGGTGTCAGCCTGATTGTTGGTGCCTTTCTGTTCGGAATCGGGATGCAGCTGGGGGGAGGATGTGCTTCCGGAACCCTTTATGCGATTGGCGGAGGGCGTTCCGTCATGTTCATCACGCTATTATTCTTTATTGTAGGTGCAACCGTCGGAGCGGCTCATCTTCCATTTTGGACAGAGGAGCTACCTTCCTTTAAGCCGATCTCGCTGGCCACGTCTACAGGACTGGGTTATTTCGGCGCGTGGGTCGTTTCCATGTTATTCTTCGCATTCGTTGCATGGGTCACCCTTCGGATTGAAAAAAAGAAGAATCCTCCGCGCATGGCAGTTCTTCCATCTGCTAAAGGGTGGAAGCGGATCTTCCGTGGATCCTGGCCACTTATCGCAGCTGCCATCGTTCTTGCCGTATTGAATGCCCTCACGCTCATGACGAGGGGAAATCCATGGGGAATTACTTCTGCCTTTGCGTTATGGGGATCAAAGGTTGCCGGAATGTTCGGTGTAGATGTTGCCAGCTGGGGCTATTGGTCGGGAGCCAATGCAGAGGCCCTTCAAGCGTCAATCTTTGCTGATTCTACAACCGTTTTGAATTTCGGCGTCATTCTTGGAGCGTTCCTGGCCTCAGCATCCGGAGGTTTGTTCCGCTTCAATAAGATCACTGGTAAAAATGCCATTGCATCGGTCATTGGCGGACTGTTGATGGGATATGGTGCCCGCTTGGCATTTGGATGTAACATCGGCGCTTACTTCGGAGGAATTGCTTCCTTCAGCCTTCACGGTTACATCTGGGGAGTGCTGGCCCTTGCCGGCACATTCCTTGCACTCTATCTTCGTCCTCTGTTCGGCTTGTCCGTTCCTAAACCGAAGGATACGTTCTGTTAA